The following proteins are co-located in the Oceanimonas sp. GK1 genome:
- a CDS encoding ABC transporter permease has product MTLPNTDKVGGLLALALVASLLALPFVGLQPNRILPGEALGLLTAAGTLGLWPLLLLPLCLVNLGLRLRLLLTALALPLLVATAGHTATALLSDAGPLARVSLGAGFWLGLFWLCLLITDTALRLKLGPLARLALVAAVTSTVFALLASGLCDNLSLLKEFHHRSDFWRQGLRHLQLALGSIIPAVLAGIPLGMACHRSPALRAALFPVLNILQTVPSLAMFGLLMVPLSLLASAHPWLGELGIRGIGAAPAVIALFLYSLLPIVSNTALGFDRVDARVREAATAMGMSRRQRLWQVEFPLALPVILSGLRVVVTLNIGLVAVAALVGGGGYGTYIFQGLGQTATDLVILGALPTLLLAFLFATLIDTLIALQQGRHP; this is encoded by the coding sequence TTGACCTTACCCAACACCGACAAGGTCGGCGGCCTGCTGGCTCTGGCACTGGTGGCCAGCCTGCTGGCGCTGCCCTTTGTCGGCCTGCAACCCAACCGCATTCTGCCCGGCGAGGCCCTGGGGCTGCTGACCGCCGCCGGAACACTCGGGCTGTGGCCGCTGCTGTTACTGCCGCTTTGCCTGGTGAACCTCGGGCTCAGGCTGCGACTGCTGCTTACCGCCCTGGCCCTGCCGCTGCTGGTGGCCACCGCCGGCCACACCGCCACCGCCCTGCTGAGCGATGCCGGCCCGCTGGCCCGGGTGTCGCTGGGGGCGGGATTCTGGCTGGGGCTGTTCTGGCTGTGCCTGCTGATCACCGATACCGCCCTGCGACTGAAGCTAGGGCCATTGGCCCGGCTGGCACTGGTGGCCGCCGTTACCAGTACCGTTTTTGCGCTGCTGGCATCGGGTCTGTGTGACAACCTGTCACTACTGAAAGAGTTTCACCACCGCAGCGACTTCTGGCGTCAGGGTCTGCGCCATCTGCAACTGGCATTGGGTAGCATTATTCCGGCGGTGCTGGCGGGCATTCCCTTAGGGATGGCCTGCCACCGCTCGCCGGCGTTGCGGGCGGCGCTGTTTCCGGTGCTCAATATATTGCAGACCGTGCCCAGCCTGGCCATGTTCGGCCTGCTGATGGTACCCCTGAGCCTGCTGGCCAGCGCCCATCCCTGGCTGGGGGAGCTCGGCATTCGCGGCATTGGCGCCGCCCCGGCGGTGATCGCCCTGTTTCTGTACTCGTTGCTGCCCATCGTCAGCAACACGGCGCTGGGCTTTGACCGGGTCGACGCCCGTGTGCGCGAGGCGGCCACCGCCATGGGCATGAGCCGCCGCCAGCGGCTGTGGCAGGTGGAATTTCCGCTGGCCTTGCCGGTGATCCTGAGCGGCCTGCGGGTGGTGGTCACGCTCAACATCGGCCTGGTGGCGGTGGCGGCCCTGGTGGGCGGCGGCGGCTACGGCACCTATATCTTTCAGGGGCTGGGACAGACCGCCACCGATCTGGTGATCCTGGGCGCCCTGCCCACCCTGCTGCTGGCGTTTTTGTTCGCCACCCTTATCGACACCCTGATTGCCCTGCAACAAGGCCGGCATCCATGA
- a CDS encoding ABC transporter ATP-binding protein, whose translation MIEVTHLCKRFGTQLAVNDLSFKVERGQFCVLVGTSGCGKSTTLRMLNRLIEPSAGEILINGQNVTTLPAEQLRRRIGYAIQGVGLFPHQTIARNIATVPRLLGWSRADIDARVIELLNLFRLDATTFAGKYPHQLSGGEQQRVGVARALAAHPELLLMDEPFGALDPLTREHLQDELLHIQQLLGITIIMVTHDLEEAIKLADVIAVMDKGEILQMDSPEALLRHPKPGFVQSLVGGQDRALRLLATQTLAEIMTPANTLAGPAMAAGTSLRDAMAELMWQGADRLTVVDGAGKPIGAVTLSALLKQGSGA comes from the coding sequence ATGATTGAAGTCACGCACCTCTGCAAGCGATTTGGCACTCAGCTTGCCGTTAATGATCTTTCGTTCAAGGTGGAACGCGGCCAGTTCTGTGTGCTGGTGGGTACCTCCGGCTGCGGCAAGTCCACCACATTGCGCATGCTCAACCGGCTGATTGAGCCCAGCGCCGGCGAGATTTTGATCAACGGTCAGAACGTCACCACCCTGCCCGCGGAGCAACTGCGCCGGCGCATTGGTTACGCCATTCAGGGGGTGGGGTTGTTCCCGCACCAGACCATTGCCCGCAACATTGCCACCGTGCCCCGGCTGCTGGGCTGGAGCAGGGCCGACATCGACGCCCGGGTCATCGAGCTGCTCAACCTGTTCCGGCTCGATGCCACCACCTTTGCCGGCAAATACCCGCACCAGCTTTCCGGCGGCGAACAGCAGCGGGTGGGCGTGGCCCGGGCGCTGGCGGCCCACCCCGAGCTGCTGCTGATGGACGAGCCCTTTGGTGCCCTCGATCCGCTTACCCGCGAACACCTGCAGGACGAGCTGCTGCATATTCAACAACTGCTGGGCATTACCATCATCATGGTGACCCACGATCTGGAAGAAGCGATCAAGCTGGCCGATGTCATCGCGGTAATGGACAAGGGCGAAATCCTGCAGATGGACAGCCCCGAAGCCCTGCTGCGCCACCCGAAACCGGGCTTTGTACAGAGCCTGGTGGGTGGCCAGGACAGGGCCCTGCGGCTGCTCGCCACCCAGACCCTGGCCGAGATCATGACCCCGGCCAATACCCTCGCCGGTCCGGCCATGGCCGCCGGCACCAGCCTGCGGGACGCCATGGCCGAGCTGATGTGGCAGGGCGCCGACCGGCTGACCGTGGTGGATGGGGCCGGCAAGCCCATCGGCGCCGTGACCCTGAGCGCGCTGCTGAAACAGGGATCCGGCGCATGA
- a CDS encoding ABC transporter permease, translating into MSRTLGWLVPALLLTLLTVNMEMLEPLFRPLVDERAPVIYARDSFAHLLGWHALAVFAAIAAATLLALGAAVAVTRPAGQPFFPLARAVANLGQTFPPVAVLALAVPALGFGLTPTLVALLLYGMLPIFENAVTGLQQIPPSVREAARGMGMTPLQRLWRVELPLALPTLVAGIRISLVISIGTATIGSTVAAKGFGEVIIAGLLTDNLAFVLQGGIMVALMAMVLDALFRRLEQRLTPPGG; encoded by the coding sequence ATGAGCCGCACCCTCGGCTGGCTGGTGCCGGCACTGCTGCTGACGCTGCTCACCGTCAATATGGAGATGCTGGAACCCTTGTTTCGCCCTCTGGTGGATGAACGCGCCCCGGTCATTTATGCCCGCGACAGCTTTGCCCACCTGCTGGGCTGGCATGCCCTGGCGGTGTTTGCCGCCATTGCCGCGGCCACCCTGCTGGCACTGGGGGCCGCGGTGGCCGTGACCCGGCCGGCGGGGCAGCCGTTCTTTCCCCTGGCCCGGGCCGTGGCCAACCTGGGCCAGACCTTTCCGCCGGTGGCGGTACTGGCCCTGGCGGTGCCGGCCCTGGGCTTTGGCCTGACGCCCACCCTGGTGGCCCTGCTGCTGTACGGCATGTTGCCTATCTTTGAAAACGCGGTCACCGGCCTGCAACAGATACCACCCAGCGTACGCGAAGCCGCCCGGGGCATGGGCATGACGCCCCTGCAACGGTTGTGGCGGGTAGAGTTACCATTGGCCCTGCCCACCCTGGTGGCGGGCATTCGTATCTCGCTGGTGATCAGCATTGGCACCGCCACCATTGGCTCCACGGTGGCGGCCAAAGGCTTTGGCGAAGTGATCATCGCCGGCCTGCTCACCGACAACCTGGCCTTTGTACTGCAAGGCGGCATCATGGTGGCACTGATGGCCATGGTGCTCGACGCCCTGTTCCGCCGCCTGGAGCAGCGGCTGACGCCACCGGGCGGGTGA
- a CDS encoding LLM class flavin-dependent oxidoreductase — translation MSSKQRMMHLNLFLFGCGHHRAAWRHPHSAVEQLGDIRYYERLAQTAERGKLDAVFFADGQSTGNVADGSYWFLEPLTAMAAMSRATDRIGFISTVSSTFFTPFHAARMMASLDHISNGRMGWNVVTSMFDVEARNHGYEAMPAHAERYRRAEEFVDVVIKLWDSWQEGALVMDRAGHYADPEKVNPINHHGEFFLVDGPLNVPRPPQGHPVLFQAGASEQGRALAAQCAEAIYAVAYDLPAAQDYYRDIKRRVQEAGRNVDVPIMPGLVTYVASTEAEAKAKQRELDELLPADASLRQLGTYVGQDCSGWELDAPVPALPSLDVFTGPKGRYATILRIIETEQPTVRQLLGRLAAGGGHCTMVGTPESIADRMEQWFRNEGADGFNLMPPSLPAGIEDFVDQVVPELQRRGLFRTEYEGRTLREHLGLARP, via the coding sequence ATGAGCAGCAAGCAACGCATGATGCACCTGAACCTGTTTCTGTTCGGGTGCGGCCACCATAGAGCCGCCTGGCGTCATCCCCATTCCGCCGTGGAGCAGCTGGGGGACATTCGTTATTACGAGCGGCTTGCGCAAACCGCCGAGCGCGGCAAGCTGGACGCGGTGTTCTTTGCTGACGGCCAGTCCACCGGCAATGTGGCAGACGGCAGCTACTGGTTTCTGGAGCCACTCACCGCCATGGCGGCCATGAGCCGGGCCACGGATCGCATTGGTTTTATCAGCACCGTCTCCAGCACCTTTTTCACGCCCTTTCATGCCGCCCGCATGATGGCCTCGCTGGATCATATTTCCAATGGCCGCATGGGCTGGAACGTGGTCACCTCCATGTTCGACGTGGAAGCCCGCAACCACGGCTACGAGGCCATGCCGGCCCACGCCGAGCGTTATCGCCGGGCCGAAGAATTCGTGGACGTGGTGATCAAACTGTGGGACTCCTGGCAGGAAGGGGCCCTGGTGATGGATCGTGCCGGCCACTACGCCGATCCGGAAAAAGTGAACCCCATCAATCACCACGGCGAGTTCTTTCTGGTGGACGGACCGCTCAATGTGCCACGTCCGCCCCAGGGCCACCCGGTGTTGTTCCAGGCCGGCGCCTCGGAGCAGGGCCGGGCACTGGCGGCCCAGTGCGCCGAGGCCATTTACGCCGTGGCCTACGATTTGCCGGCGGCCCAGGACTATTACCGGGACATCAAGCGCCGGGTGCAGGAGGCTGGACGCAACGTGGACGTACCCATCATGCCGGGGCTGGTGACCTATGTGGCTTCTACCGAAGCCGAGGCCAAGGCCAAGCAGCGGGAGCTGGATGAGCTGTTGCCCGCCGACGCTTCGCTGCGCCAGCTGGGTACCTACGTGGGCCAGGACTGCTCCGGCTGGGAGCTGGACGCGCCGGTGCCGGCACTGCCGTCACTCGACGTGTTCACCGGGCCCAAGGGCCGTTACGCCACTATCTTGCGCATTATTGAAACCGAGCAGCCGACGGTGCGCCAGCTGCTGGGCCGGCTTGCCGCCGGCGGCGGCCACTGCACCATGGTGGGCACGCCGGAGTCGATTGCCGACCGCATGGAGCAGTGGTTCCGCAATGAGGGCGCCGACGGCTTTAACCTGATGCCGCCGTCACTGCCCGCGGGCATTGAGGACTTTGTGGATCAGGTGGTGCCCGAGCTGCAGCGCCGCGGCCTGTTCCGCACCGAGTATGAAGGTCGCACCCTGCGGGAGCATCTGGGATTGGCGAGACCGTAA
- a CDS encoding 3-oxoacyl-ACP reductase, producing the protein MQTSIQLNEQLVLVTGGARGLGEQLVRAFLREGARVVINYLHSAEAAQKLAAESPQQALAIQADVTDAAAVQAMFAQAEAHFGCPVTTVINNALPAFSFNGDARTHANELAWEHLNQQLEGVVGGAINTTRAALAGMRKQGFGRIVNVGTNLFQNPVVPYHDYTAAKAALLSLTRTLSQDLGPDGITVNMVSGGLLRTTDASAATPEAVFDYIAASTPLRRVTTPAEFADATLFFASPWSRSVTGQNLVVDGGLVKN; encoded by the coding sequence ATGCAAACGTCCATTCAACTTAATGAACAACTGGTGCTGGTCACCGGCGGTGCCCGCGGCCTGGGCGAACAGCTGGTGCGCGCCTTTCTGCGCGAGGGTGCCAGGGTGGTGATCAACTACCTGCACAGCGCCGAGGCGGCCCAAAAGCTGGCCGCCGAGTCCCCGCAGCAGGCCCTGGCCATTCAGGCCGACGTGACCGACGCCGCCGCCGTGCAGGCCATGTTTGCGCAGGCCGAGGCCCACTTCGGCTGCCCGGTAACCACCGTCATCAACAACGCCCTGCCGGCGTTTTCCTTTAACGGCGATGCCCGCACTCACGCCAATGAGCTGGCCTGGGAGCACCTCAACCAGCAGCTGGAAGGGGTGGTGGGCGGTGCCATCAACACCACCCGGGCGGCGCTGGCCGGCATGCGCAAGCAGGGCTTTGGCCGCATCGTCAACGTGGGTACCAACCTGTTCCAGAACCCGGTGGTGCCTTACCACGACTACACCGCCGCCAAGGCGGCGCTGCTGTCGCTGACCCGCACCCTGTCCCAGGACCTGGGCCCCGACGGCATTACCGTCAACATGGTGTCCGGCGGCCTGCTGCGCACCACCGACGCTTCCGCCGCCACCCCGGAAGCGGTGTTTGACTACATCGCCGCCAGCACCCCGCTGCGCCGGGTGACCACGCCGGCGGAATTTGCCGACGCCACCCTGTTCTTTGCCTCCCCCTGGTCGCGCTCGGTCACCGGCCAGAACCTGGTGGTGGACGGCGGTCTGGTGAAAAACTGA
- the pyrC gene encoding dihydroorotase, which yields MTTTLTITRPDDWHLHLRDGAQLTDTVRDASRYLGRALVMPNLVPPVTTTELANEYRERILAVRPEGSQFEPVMSLYLTDNTQPEEIRKGRASGAIVACKLYPAGATTNSDSGVTDVKNIYPVLEAMQETGTLLLVHGEVTDSRIDIFDREKVFLETVLPDVVRDFPNLKIVLEHITTEHAVHFVEQAGDNVAATITAHHLLFNRNHMLAGGIRPHYYCLPILKRNTHQQALVRAATSGSKKFFMGTDSAPHFQHRKEAACGCAGAYTSHAAVELYAEAFEEAGALAKLEAFTSHNGPDFYGLPRNQDTITLVKESWTVGETLPLGGDQLVPIRAGETIGWTVK from the coding sequence ATGACAACCACACTGACCATTACCCGCCCCGACGACTGGCACCTGCACCTGCGCGACGGGGCGCAACTGACAGATACCGTGCGCGACGCCAGCCGCTACCTGGGCCGCGCCCTCGTCATGCCCAACCTGGTGCCGCCGGTGACCACCACCGAGCTTGCCAACGAATACCGCGAACGCATTCTGGCGGTACGCCCCGAAGGCAGCCAGTTTGAGCCGGTGATGAGCCTGTATCTCACCGACAACACGCAGCCCGAAGAGATCCGCAAGGGTCGCGCCAGCGGCGCCATCGTAGCCTGCAAACTGTACCCGGCCGGCGCCACCACCAACTCCGACTCCGGCGTGACCGATGTGAAAAACATCTACCCGGTGCTGGAAGCCATGCAGGAAACCGGCACCCTGCTGCTGGTGCACGGTGAAGTGACCGACTCGCGCATCGATATCTTCGACCGGGAAAAAGTGTTCCTGGAAACCGTGCTGCCCGACGTGGTGCGCGACTTCCCGAATCTCAAGATTGTGCTGGAGCACATCACCACCGAGCACGCGGTGCACTTTGTGGAGCAGGCCGGCGACAACGTGGCCGCCACCATCACCGCCCACCACCTGCTGTTTAACCGCAACCATATGCTGGCGGGCGGCATTCGTCCCCATTACTACTGCCTGCCCATTCTCAAGCGCAACACCCACCAGCAGGCCCTGGTGCGTGCCGCCACCAGCGGCAGCAAGAAGTTCTTTATGGGCACCGACTCGGCGCCGCACTTCCAGCACCGCAAGGAAGCCGCCTGCGGCTGCGCCGGTGCCTACACCTCCCACGCCGCCGTGGAGCTGTATGCCGAAGCCTTTGAAGAAGCCGGCGCGCTGGCCAAGCTGGAAGCCTTTACCAGCCACAACGGCCCCGACTTCTACGGCCTGCCCCGCAACCAAGACACCATCACCCTGGTGAAAGAGTCCTGGACCGTGGGCGAAACCCTGCCCCTGGGCGGCGACCAGCTGGTGCCCATTCGCGCCGGCGAAACCATCGGCTGGACGGTAAAATAA
- a CDS encoding LysR family transcriptional regulator, with product MNDWQDIYTAYQVARLGSLSAAAHQLEVHHSTVLRRINALEARMGTRLFHRHARGYVATEAGQALLAAAVQAEEAFSRMRARVGESEALAGTLILTSVNNLVPYLTPLLAEFQQRHPNIRLEYAADRRVFRLDHGEAHVGIRSGHKPEDPDYVVQHLTRAASTLYASRDYVRRHGPLYSLNELAGHRFVSTTQPRPGSVFMRWMEAHVPAAQIFYRVQDFTGFIPALQAGLGCGPLSCWQASLAPELLPLLPPPPDWTYDLWLTSHGDLHRSAKVQAFTRFLKQRIAERQADFMPA from the coding sequence ATGAATGACTGGCAAGACATTTACACCGCCTACCAGGTGGCCCGGCTGGGCTCGCTGAGCGCGGCCGCCCATCAGCTGGAGGTGCACCACAGCACCGTATTGCGGCGGATCAACGCGCTGGAAGCCCGCATGGGCACCCGCCTGTTTCATCGTCACGCCCGGGGCTACGTGGCCACCGAGGCCGGCCAGGCGTTGCTGGCCGCCGCGGTTCAGGCCGAAGAGGCGTTCAGTCGCATGCGCGCCCGGGTGGGGGAAAGCGAGGCCCTGGCCGGGACCCTGATCCTGACCTCGGTCAACAACCTGGTACCCTACCTGACGCCCTTGCTGGCCGAGTTTCAGCAACGGCACCCGAACATTCGGCTGGAATATGCCGCCGACCGGCGGGTGTTCCGGCTGGATCATGGTGAAGCCCATGTGGGCATACGCTCGGGCCATAAGCCGGAAGACCCGGATTATGTGGTGCAGCACCTGACCCGGGCGGCGAGCACCCTTTATGCCAGTCGTGACTATGTGCGCCGCCACGGCCCTCTTTATTCCCTGAACGAGCTTGCCGGGCACCGTTTTGTCAGCACCACGCAGCCACGGCCCGGCAGCGTGTTTATGCGCTGGATGGAGGCCCATGTTCCGGCGGCGCAAATCTTCTACCGGGTGCAGGATTTCACCGGTTTTATTCCCGCGCTGCAGGCCGGGCTGGGCTGTGGCCCGCTGAGCTGCTGGCAGGCCAGCCTGGCCCCTGAGCTGCTGCCCCTGTTGCCGCCCCCGCCAGACTGGACTTATGACCTCTGGCTGACCAGCCACGGGGATTTGCACCGTTCGGCCAAGGTGCAGGCCTTTACCCGTTTTCTCAAGCAGAGGATTGCCGAGCGCCAGGCCGATTTTATGCCGGCATAA
- a CDS encoding nitroreductase family protein — MHTLDAITTRRAIKQYDATFRMPEADIEQLFQYLLQAPTSFNLQHWRFVQVEDPQLRAELRAAAWDQAQITDASLLLVLCADTQAWQKDPGHCWRDAPADVRDQMLSMIHGFYAGKPQLQRDEALRSVGIAAQTAMLAARAMGYDSCPMIGFDAERVAELIRLPEGHLVGMMLTIGKATRAARPRAGQRALESVRIRDRFAD; from the coding sequence ATGCATACCCTCGACGCCATCACGACCCGCCGCGCCATCAAGCAATACGATGCGACTTTTCGCATGCCCGAGGCCGACATCGAGCAACTGTTTCAGTACCTGCTGCAGGCCCCCACCTCCTTCAACCTGCAACACTGGCGCTTTGTGCAGGTGGAAGACCCGCAGTTGCGGGCCGAGCTGCGCGCCGCCGCCTGGGATCAGGCGCAAATCACCGACGCCTCCCTGCTGCTGGTGCTCTGTGCCGACACCCAGGCCTGGCAGAAGGATCCCGGCCACTGCTGGCGCGACGCCCCCGCCGACGTCCGCGACCAGATGCTGTCGATGATCCACGGCTTCTACGCCGGCAAGCCGCAACTGCAGCGCGATGAAGCCCTTCGCTCCGTGGGCATCGCCGCCCAGACCGCCATGCTGGCCGCCAGGGCCATGGGCTACGACAGCTGCCCCATGATCGGCTTTGACGCCGAGCGCGTGGCCGAGCTGATCCGGTTGCCCGAAGGCCACCTGGTGGGCATGATGCTGACCATTGGCAAGGCCACCAGGGCCGCCCGACCCAGGGCGGGACAACGGGCCCTGGAGAGTGTGCGGATACGGGATCGTTTCGCCGACTGA